The Haloplanus sp. CK5-1 genome contains a region encoding:
- a CDS encoding HalOD1 output domain-containing protein gives MEYDIASDESVSTAVVRAVSAARGREQCTLPPLSDVLDPDALNALFADRADGTGRAGGHLDFVYAACRVTVDNGEYLTLDPIGAAFDPDRVSG, from the coding sequence ATGGAGTACGATATCGCCTCGGACGAATCCGTGAGTACGGCCGTGGTCCGCGCCGTCAGCGCGGCCCGCGGCCGCGAGCAGTGTACCCTCCCCCCGCTCTCCGACGTCCTCGATCCGGACGCGCTGAACGCCCTGTTCGCCGACAGAGCGGACGGTACGGGCAGGGCTGGCGGACACCTCGATTTCGTCTACGCCGCCTGCCGCGTGACGGTCGACAACGGCGAGTACCTCACCCTCGATCCGATCGGGGCCGCCTTCGACCCCGACCGGGTCAGCGGCTAA
- a CDS encoding TrmB family transcriptional regulator, protein MTTSEQVEEAIEVLQQLGLKEYEARCFVGLSRLDTGTAKRLSELTEVPRTRVYDAIRVLEAQGLVEIQHSSPQQFRAVPLEEAAQTLRDRYEDRVERLHTALDTVGTVETSDDSTAQQVWALSGREGIENRTEELVEDATGEVVLVIGDESLLSDDLVGTLNDLDTGVELVIGALTESIEERIHEAVPRATTFLSGLDWLRGTDGDETAIGRLLLVDRSAILVSSIMPETKVEQAIFGEGFGNGLVVVARRLMSQGLVTARDPKQ, encoded by the coding sequence ATGACTACCAGTGAACAAGTGGAGGAAGCGATCGAGGTCCTCCAACAACTCGGCCTGAAGGAGTACGAGGCGCGCTGTTTCGTCGGCCTCTCGCGGTTGGATACGGGGACGGCGAAGCGGTTGAGCGAATTGACCGAGGTACCGCGGACGCGGGTGTACGACGCCATTCGGGTGTTGGAGGCCCAGGGGTTGGTTGAGATCCAACACTCCAGCCCACAGCAGTTCCGGGCCGTCCCGCTGGAGGAGGCGGCCCAGACGCTCCGGGACCGGTACGAGGACCGGGTCGAACGCCTCCACACCGCCCTCGACACCGTCGGGACCGTCGAGACGAGCGACGACTCCACCGCCCAGCAAGTGTGGGCGCTGTCCGGACGGGAGGGCATCGAGAACCGGACGGAGGAACTCGTCGAGGACGCGACCGGAGAGGTGGTCCTCGTCATCGGCGACGAGTCGCTACTGAGCGACGACCTCGTCGGGACGCTCAACGACCTCGACACCGGAGTCGAACTGGTCATCGGTGCGCTGACCGAGTCCATCGAAGAGCGGATCCACGAGGCCGTGCCCCGCGCCACGACGTTCCTCTCGGGACTGGATTGGCTCCGGGGCACCGACGGCGACGAGACGGCGATCGGTCGCCTCCTCCTCGTCGACCGGTCGGCGATCCTCGTCAGTTCGATCATGCCGGAGACGAAAGTGGAACAGGCCATCTTCGGCGAGGGGTTCGGGAACGGGCTGGTCGTGGTCGCTCGACGGCTCATGTCACAGGGGCTGGTGACCGCCCGCGACCCCAAGCAGTGA
- a CDS encoding TrmB family transcriptional regulator, which yields MGSDPTENPRSAAVEQLERFGLSSYAARTYVALAGLGTGTARDVSRVSDVPRTRVYDAVDELHDRGLVDVQQSSPKRFWATSAETTSRTFEREFRRRTDDLRTALTELESTERRDEQRGVWTVEGREAVADRLRGLLAEAEEEIVYMTVMDLLTDDLIDELHAAAERGVSIELAGLSEDVRERIETEVPEATTFESLWIWSDTAAGRLAMVDGRQTLVSVFVDDDGLAGNGGQSETAIWGEGETNSLVVVLRALFTWRLDGVDPSER from the coding sequence ATGGGCTCTGATCCAACCGAGAACCCCCGCTCCGCCGCCGTCGAGCAACTCGAACGGTTCGGACTGAGTTCCTACGCCGCCCGGACGTACGTCGCCCTCGCCGGTCTCGGGACGGGCACCGCACGGGACGTGAGTCGAGTCTCCGATGTCCCCCGGACGCGCGTGTACGACGCCGTCGACGAACTCCACGACCGTGGGTTGGTCGACGTCCAACAGTCCTCCCCCAAGCGGTTCTGGGCCACGTCCGCCGAGACGACCAGTCGGACGTTCGAACGCGAGTTCCGGCGGCGCACGGACGACCTGCGGACGGCCCTGACCGAACTCGAATCCACCGAGCGACGCGACGAACAGCGGGGCGTCTGGACGGTCGAGGGACGGGAGGCCGTCGCGGACCGACTGCGCGGCCTCCTCGCCGAGGCCGAAGAGGAAATCGTCTACATGACCGTCATGGACCTCCTCACCGACGACCTGATCGACGAACTCCACGCGGCGGCGGAACGCGGCGTCTCCATCGAACTCGCTGGACTCTCCGAGGACGTGCGAGAGCGGATCGAAACGGAGGTGCCCGAGGCGACGACGTTCGAGTCGCTGTGGATCTGGTCGGACACCGCGGCCGGGCGACTCGCCATGGTCGACGGCCGGCAGACGCTCGTGAGCGTCTTCGTCGACGACGACGGCCTGGCCGGAAACGGCGGGCAGTCCGAAACCGCCATCTGGGGCGAGGGGGAGACGAACAGCCTCGTCGTCGTGTTGCGGGCGCTGTTCACCTGGCGACTCGACGGCGTGGACCCGTCCGAACGTTGA
- a CDS encoding DUF7539 family protein, protein MTDRSDERQLVLEVQSQLPSWTDDARTAAYADLFEGDDPLLTDEDLRLLDAVDSAMERNGGDGVWGTDRYGVHTGSPTDGSLDIVCVYHPRIASDSVLRDVDALDDETERRIDEALWRYSERVATLLGEKLDDYLGG, encoded by the coding sequence ATGACGGACCGTTCGGACGAACGACAACTCGTGCTGGAGGTACAATCACAACTGCCGTCGTGGACGGACGACGCTCGGACGGCGGCCTACGCCGATCTGTTCGAGGGCGACGACCCGCTTCTCACCGACGAGGACCTTCGACTCTTGGACGCCGTGGACTCGGCGATGGAGCGCAACGGCGGCGACGGCGTCTGGGGCACCGACCGGTACGGCGTCCACACGGGGTCGCCCACGGACGGATCGCTCGACATCGTCTGTGTCTACCACCCCCGGATCGCCAGCGACTCGGTTCTCCGGGACGTCGACGCCCTCGACGACGAGACGGAGCGACGGATCGACGAGGCACTCTGGCGCTACAGCGAACGCGTCGCGACGCTCCTCGGGGAGAAACTCGACGACTACCTCGGGGGGTAG
- a CDS encoding TrkA family potassium uptake protein, producing the protein MYLVIVGAGDIGTPLIDIATNGGNEVVVIERDEARAERASRGYDCLVINADATTKETLQDAGAERADALISTTDQDATNVMVCLLAQELDVPEIVSVVHNPEHMSLFRQIGVNTMQNPQHLIAEYLYRAVERPSIVDFMRIGEQAEVFEITVANDAPIRGKTLREANEAGLIGGQTLIVAVERDGETDPITPRGDTRIEAGDLLTVYSGKGATADVTDIFGHTEEHD; encoded by the coding sequence ATGTACCTCGTGATCGTCGGCGCGGGCGACATCGGCACACCGCTCATCGACATCGCGACCAACGGTGGGAACGAAGTCGTCGTCATCGAACGCGACGAGGCGCGCGCCGAACGGGCGTCGAGGGGGTACGATTGCCTGGTGATCAACGCCGACGCCACGACCAAGGAAACGCTACAGGACGCCGGCGCGGAGCGAGCCGACGCGCTCATCTCCACGACGGATCAGGACGCCACGAACGTCATGGTCTGTCTGCTGGCACAGGAACTGGACGTGCCCGAAATCGTCTCCGTCGTCCACAACCCCGAACACATGAGCCTGTTCCGACAGATCGGCGTCAACACGATGCAGAACCCACAGCATCTGATCGCCGAGTACCTCTACCGGGCGGTCGAGCGTCCGTCCATCGTCGACTTCATGCGCATTGGCGAACAGGCGGAGGTGTTCGAGATCACCGTCGCGAACGACGCACCCATCAGGGGCAAGACGCTCCGCGAAGCCAACGAGGCGGGACTCATCGGCGGCCAGACCCTGATCGTCGCCGTCGAACGCGACGGCGAGACCGATCCGATCACGCCCCGCGGGGACACCCGCATCGAGGCGGGGGATCTGCTCACGGTCTACTCCGGCAAGGGTGCGACCGCCGACGTAACGGATATTTTCGGTCACACCGAGGAACACGACTGA